Proteins found in one Pectobacterium atrosepticum genomic segment:
- the ligB gene encoding NAD-dependent DNA ligase LigB, with protein sequence MWLRNSVFLIIIVVGGIGGFPAVAAVCPDWDNTRASKEIDALRQQLEQWDDVYYTEGKSPIEDDVYDQLREQLNQWSQCFQPQNVIPARLPDNGKQPHPVAHTGLKKLSDRVQLVQWIVQREDLWVQPKVDGVAVTLVYQHGKLVSAVSRGNGLQGEDWTEKARLIPDIPHLLSGAPSSFVLQGELFLKMTDHRQYAQGGVNARSIVAGEMRRHQPSPVLSQIGLFVWEWPDGPKAMPERLDKLKEMGFAMTADYTHAIESFADVEKWRDHWYHSPLPFVTDGVVIRQTKEPQGRYWRNTSADWAIAWKYPPVHQVAEVVDVAFSVGRTGKVAVVLKISPLKLDDKSVSRVNVGSLSRWKQWDVLPGDRVSVSLAGQGIPRLDNVVWRGTERPVIVSPDEHNFHAFSCFRYSVVCQQQFLARLVWLSGEHGLNLAGMRDGMWLRLMQHDLLGDVLSWLYLTEAQLNAVNGMGDKRARDIYMSLQSARQKSLSHWLLALGIPVPRSAISALNNVNWLALQQRTAQQWRQFSGIGERRAEEIMAFLNHPIVMELIARLDLEGIHR encoded by the coding sequence ATGTGGCTGAGGAACAGCGTATTTTTGATTATCATCGTTGTTGGGGGCATCGGTGGTTTCCCTGCGGTAGCTGCCGTGTGCCCTGATTGGGATAACACACGAGCCAGCAAAGAAATTGATGCATTGCGTCAGCAGTTAGAACAGTGGGATGACGTGTATTACACCGAAGGGAAAAGCCCGATAGAGGATGATGTTTATGATCAACTGCGGGAACAGCTAAACCAGTGGTCACAATGCTTTCAACCCCAAAACGTTATTCCCGCTCGGTTACCTGATAATGGCAAGCAGCCTCATCCTGTTGCCCATACAGGATTGAAAAAATTGTCTGACCGCGTGCAGTTGGTGCAATGGATCGTACAGCGTGAGGATTTATGGGTTCAGCCAAAAGTCGATGGTGTGGCTGTCACACTGGTTTATCAGCATGGCAAACTCGTATCTGCGGTTAGCCGAGGCAACGGCCTGCAAGGTGAAGATTGGACTGAAAAAGCTCGCCTGATTCCAGATATTCCTCATTTATTAAGCGGTGCACCCTCCTCATTCGTATTACAAGGGGAGCTTTTCCTGAAGATGACCGATCATCGACAGTATGCTCAGGGCGGTGTTAATGCACGCTCGATTGTGGCCGGAGAAATGCGTCGTCATCAGCCATCCCCGGTGTTATCGCAGATTGGCCTGTTTGTCTGGGAATGGCCGGATGGCCCAAAAGCGATGCCCGAACGACTGGATAAATTGAAGGAAATGGGGTTTGCCATGACGGCAGACTATACCCATGCCATTGAGTCATTCGCCGACGTGGAGAAATGGCGTGACCACTGGTATCACAGCCCACTGCCTTTTGTGACGGATGGCGTGGTTATCCGCCAGACTAAAGAACCGCAGGGGCGCTATTGGCGTAACACATCGGCCGACTGGGCGATCGCATGGAAATACCCGCCTGTTCATCAGGTTGCTGAAGTGGTTGATGTGGCGTTTTCTGTCGGGCGGACGGGTAAAGTCGCAGTGGTGTTGAAGATTAGTCCTTTGAAATTGGATGACAAATCGGTCAGTCGAGTGAATGTGGGTTCGCTATCTCGTTGGAAACAATGGGATGTGCTGCCGGGCGATCGGGTTAGCGTCAGCCTGGCTGGGCAGGGGATCCCACGTTTGGATAATGTGGTATGGCGTGGGACTGAACGGCCCGTCATCGTTTCGCCCGATGAACATAATTTCCATGCTTTTAGCTGTTTTCGTTATAGTGTGGTTTGCCAACAGCAATTCTTGGCGCGCTTAGTCTGGTTGAGTGGAGAACACGGTTTAAATCTGGCGGGAATGCGTGACGGGATGTGGCTGCGCTTGATGCAACATGATTTACTGGGGGATGTGCTGTCGTGGTTATATCTGACCGAGGCACAGCTTAATGCCGTCAATGGTATGGGTGATAAGCGGGCGCGAGATATTTACATGAGTTTGCAGTCGGCACGACAGAAGTCGCTATCCCACTGGCTACTTGCACTGGGCATTCCTGTTCCTCGTTCGGCAATTAGCGCCTTGAATAATGTTAATTGGTTGGCATTACAGCAACGGACGGCGCAACAATGGCGACAGTTCTCCGGTATTGGGGAACGACGCGCAGAAGAGATTATGGCATTCCTGAATCACCCAATCGTTATGGAATTAATTGCTCGGTTGGATCTCGAAGGAATACATAGATAA
- the eptB gene encoding kdo(2)-lipid A phosphoethanolamine 7''-transferase, with the protein MKFVASFSQPKLSFVLAVYIGLFLNISVYYRRFDYFSLSAGSQVPTFIPALVELTASILFTFFLMRIISLGGRRFYRIIASLLVLISVAASYYMTFFNVVIGYGIIAAVMTTDIDLSKEVIGFRFFLWMLVVSALPLFLIWKNSLRHTLIEQLKSPGKRLIPLLVLVAVVALVWMPLRYMGNIQSISERESNVDLPSYGGVVAHSYLPSNWLSALGLFAYTKYDESLDSSNLFDPAQHFTYVPPKGIDDTYVVFIIGETTRWDHMGLLGYERDTTPKLSKEKNLVAFRGQSCDTSTKLSMRCMFVREGGTEDNPQRTLKEQNVFAVMKELGFTSELFAMQSEVWFYNSIEANNYSFREMIASEKHNDGKSVQDMLLVDEVKESLGRYPKGKHLIVLHTKGSHYLYSMRYPRSFARYQPECMGVDASCTREQLINAFDNSVLYTDSFIDSVIDQVRDKKAIVFYASDHGESIDDNYHLHGTPRQMAPPEQFRSPMMVWTSDKFLADTDNLHAFEQLKAQQRVGKTHRHEELFDTILGCLGYTSPDGGINPKNNWCQKPAN; encoded by the coding sequence ATGAAGTTTGTAGCATCTTTTTCGCAACCCAAGTTATCGTTTGTCCTGGCAGTTTATATTGGCCTTTTTCTCAATATCTCAGTGTATTACCGCCGATTTGATTATTTTTCACTCTCTGCTGGTAGCCAGGTTCCAACATTTATTCCCGCTCTTGTCGAATTGACCGCGAGTATCTTATTCACCTTTTTCCTGATGAGAATCATTTCACTCGGGGGGCGTCGTTTTTATCGAATTATTGCTTCTTTGTTAGTGCTGATTTCCGTTGCTGCAAGCTATTACATGACGTTTTTTAATGTCGTGATTGGTTATGGCATTATTGCAGCGGTCATGACCACGGATATTGATCTTTCTAAAGAAGTTATTGGTTTTCGTTTCTTCCTGTGGATGCTGGTGGTGAGTGCGCTGCCGCTGTTTTTGATCTGGAAAAACTCGCTGCGTCATACGCTGATTGAACAGCTTAAATCACCGGGAAAGCGTTTGATTCCTCTTTTGGTTCTTGTGGCAGTCGTTGCGCTGGTTTGGATGCCGCTTCGCTATATGGGCAACATTCAGTCGATATCCGAGCGAGAATCCAATGTGGATTTGCCCAGCTATGGCGGCGTAGTCGCTCACTCTTATCTACCTTCTAACTGGTTGTCCGCGTTAGGATTATTTGCGTACACCAAGTATGACGAGAGTCTGGACTCCTCCAATCTTTTCGATCCGGCTCAGCATTTTACCTATGTCCCGCCGAAAGGCATTGACGATACCTACGTGGTTTTCATTATTGGTGAAACAACCCGCTGGGATCATATGGGGCTGTTAGGCTACGAGAGAGATACGACGCCGAAGTTATCAAAAGAAAAAAATCTGGTCGCATTCCGTGGCCAATCGTGTGATACCTCAACCAAGCTTTCCATGCGCTGTATGTTTGTGCGAGAAGGCGGTACGGAAGACAACCCGCAGCGAACTCTGAAAGAACAGAATGTCTTTGCTGTAATGAAAGAGTTGGGCTTCACCTCCGAACTGTTTGCTATGCAAAGTGAGGTGTGGTTTTACAATAGCATTGAAGCGAACAACTATTCCTTCCGCGAAATGATCGCGTCAGAGAAACACAATGACGGCAAATCAGTGCAGGATATGTTGCTGGTTGATGAGGTCAAGGAATCGCTGGGGCGCTACCCTAAAGGTAAGCATCTGATTGTGCTGCATACCAAAGGCTCTCACTACCTGTATTCCATGCGATATCCCCGCAGTTTTGCGCGCTATCAGCCAGAGTGTATGGGCGTTGATGCATCCTGTACGCGTGAGCAGCTGATTAATGCTTTTGATAATAGCGTGCTCTATACCGATAGCTTCATTGATAGCGTGATCGATCAGGTTCGGGATAAGAAAGCGATTGTGTTTTATGCCTCCGATCATGGTGAGTCCATCGATGATAACTATCATTTGCACGGTACGCCGCGTCAGATGGCACCGCCTGAGCAGTTCCGTTCACCGATGATGGTATGGACATCGGATAAGTTTCTGGCTGACACCGATAATCTGCATGCGTTTGAGCAGTTGAAAGCGCAACAGCGTGTTGGCAAAACACATCGCCACGAAGAGCTGTTTGACACGATTCTCGGATGTCTGGGATACACGTCACCTGACGGCGGTATTAACCCTAAAAATAACTGGTGTCAGAAACCGGCTAATTGA
- a CDS encoding virulence protein: MKKTTLLLSTLITCAMGISVAQATQTVSLGYAQAKVEDFKDLKGVTAKYHYQGDSALGIIGSFTYLGGKKDYNQSSIGFSSHESDDVKYYSLMVGPSYQINDVVSIYGLAGLGHAKVKNSYNYTLPNQSGSESYSESKTKFAYGAGIQITPVANWAIDIGYEGTKIYEARVDGFNIGVGYRF, from the coding sequence ATGAAAAAAACAACGCTGCTGCTTTCCACTCTGATTACTTGTGCCATGGGAATATCTGTTGCTCAGGCGACACAAACGGTGTCATTGGGCTATGCTCAGGCGAAAGTCGAAGATTTTAAAGATCTGAAAGGGGTTACGGCCAAGTACCATTATCAGGGTGATTCTGCACTGGGTATTATTGGTTCTTTTACCTATCTGGGCGGTAAAAAAGATTACAACCAGAGTAGTATTGGATTCAGCTCACACGAGAGCGACGATGTTAAATACTATTCACTAATGGTTGGACCTTCCTACCAAATTAATGATGTCGTGAGTATTTATGGGCTTGCTGGTTTAGGCCATGCTAAAGTAAAAAACTCGTATAACTATACATTGCCCAATCAATCAGGCAGTGAAAGCTACAGTGAAAGTAAAACCAAATTTGCTTACGGTGCCGGTATTCAAATTACACCAGTAGCAAACTGGGCGATTGATATTGGCTACGAAGGCACAAAAATCTATGAAGCCCGTGTAGACGGCTTTAATATTGGTGTCGGTTATCGTTTCTGA
- a CDS encoding EAL domain-containing protein — MSPRRSERKINMLQLLVAGMLPLLLGLLFTFVESRLMVKRDLESTAQIAMNHAENISTQAWKMVDRLQHFHGQPCNAIGDELQRLGSVFSYFRAIGVTHNNDIYCSSTFGSTLTPISRVIQQPLPETYSERWSLSIAGSDNVKGRPALIFVQTPLSGYGAYAMVDAQYLIDLMIAISQIRGYELILQMDNGHPIQTGPTITPRTGLFSTSALEIKSDRFPITLHIIAPAAQEITNWMQAFFTFLPLAIILSLLFTTAIWYWQKRKLLFRDEIRKGIANGEFSVYYQPIYDADSRSCTGVETLLRWRRSNGQWIRPDIFISAAEAESMIIPITRHLFDLVASDIASWQVKPGFHLGLNVAAEHLHHPSFVPDVHRFAEKVASHSLSITLELTERNLISNGPEIIQRLHQLREDGFMIAIDDFGTGHCSLSYLQNFPLDCLKIDQGFVSAISSPDEEAPILDAIISLSHRIKLQSIAEGVETEQQLMYLQRRGVKYIQGFLYAKPMDNESLRVWLHYNGNKSIESFMIKNEEGEKK; from the coding sequence ATGAGTCCCAGACGTAGTGAACGTAAGATCAACATGTTGCAGTTATTGGTTGCGGGTATGCTGCCGCTGCTGCTCGGATTACTGTTCACTTTTGTAGAGTCCAGATTAATGGTAAAGCGCGATTTGGAATCCACCGCGCAAATTGCCATGAATCATGCTGAGAATATTTCGACACAAGCATGGAAGATGGTGGATCGTCTCCAACACTTTCATGGTCAACCCTGCAACGCCATCGGTGATGAACTACAACGTCTTGGCTCGGTTTTTTCTTACTTTCGTGCGATTGGTGTTACCCATAATAACGACATCTATTGCTCTTCAACTTTTGGCAGCACGCTGACGCCAATAAGCCGCGTCATTCAACAGCCGTTACCAGAAACCTATTCTGAACGCTGGAGCCTGTCGATTGCTGGCTCAGACAACGTAAAAGGACGCCCAGCACTGATCTTCGTCCAGACGCCCCTCTCGGGATACGGTGCTTACGCCATGGTCGATGCGCAATACCTCATTGATCTTATGATTGCGATTAGCCAGATCCGTGGCTATGAACTCATTCTGCAAATGGACAACGGTCACCCGATTCAAACTGGCCCGACGATTACGCCCCGCACCGGCTTATTTTCTACCTCTGCGCTTGAAATCAAATCGGATCGCTTCCCCATTACTCTCCATATTATCGCTCCCGCCGCTCAGGAAATAACGAACTGGATGCAGGCATTTTTCACGTTTCTACCACTGGCAATTATTCTCTCTCTGCTTTTTACTACGGCGATATGGTACTGGCAAAAACGTAAATTATTATTCCGCGATGAAATCCGTAAAGGCATCGCTAACGGCGAATTTTCCGTATATTACCAGCCTATCTATGATGCAGATTCGCGCTCCTGTACCGGAGTCGAAACATTACTGCGCTGGCGGCGCAGTAATGGGCAGTGGATTAGACCCGATATATTTATCTCTGCCGCCGAAGCAGAAAGTATGATCATTCCCATCACCCGGCATTTATTTGATCTGGTCGCATCCGATATCGCCAGTTGGCAGGTAAAACCCGGATTTCATCTGGGGCTCAACGTTGCAGCAGAGCATTTGCATCACCCAAGTTTCGTACCAGACGTACACCGCTTTGCGGAGAAAGTCGCATCCCATTCATTAAGCATTACGTTGGAACTAACAGAACGTAATCTCATCAGCAACGGTCCTGAAATCATACAGCGTCTGCATCAGCTGCGTGAAGATGGCTTTATGATTGCCATCGATGACTTTGGCACCGGCCACTGTTCACTCTCTTATCTGCAAAATTTTCCGCTGGATTGCCTGAAAATAGACCAGGGATTCGTCAGTGCAATTTCATCACCGGATGAAGAAGCCCCTATTCTTGATGCCATTATTAGTTTAAGCCACCGCATCAAGCTTCAATCGATAGCGGAAGGCGTGGAAACCGAACAACAACTCATGTATTTACAACGGCGCGGCGTCAAATATATACAGGGATTCCTTTATGCTAAGCCGATGGACAATGAATCGTTGCGGGTCTGGCTTCACTACAATGGCAATAAATCGATTGAGAGTTTTATGATTAAAAACGAAGAAGGGGAGAAGAAATAA
- a CDS encoding NAD(P)/FAD-dependent oxidoreductase, producing the protein MEQFDAVIIGAGAAGMFCAAQAGQRGLRVLLLDNGKKPGRKILMSGGGRCNFTNMYAEPAAYLSHNPHFCKSALARYTQWDFISLVNSHRIAYHEKTLGQLFCDDSAQQIVDMLVTECERANVTLRLRSEVTSVEKSNDLFTIHLSNGTSFQSTSLVVACGGLSMPGLGATPFGYQLAAQFGINVLPTRAALVPFTLHKPLLEQLQTLSGVSVPTVVTAENGVIFRENILFTHRGLSGPAILQISSYWQAGEFVTINLLPDCDLTQLINDERTAHPNQSLKNTLAQWLPKRLVECLQALGQLPDITLKQLNSTQQTHIEQSLQQWRVQPNGTEGYRTAEVTIGGVDTRALSSKTMETSTVPSLYFIGEVVDVTGWLGGYNFQWAWSSAWACAQALPFCK; encoded by the coding sequence GTGGAACAGTTTGACGCTGTCATCATCGGTGCCGGTGCAGCAGGCATGTTTTGTGCCGCACAGGCGGGACAACGCGGGCTGCGTGTTCTACTGCTCGACAATGGCAAGAAACCCGGTCGTAAAATATTGATGTCCGGCGGCGGGCGCTGCAACTTTACCAATATGTATGCGGAACCAGCGGCGTATCTGTCCCACAACCCTCACTTCTGTAAATCAGCATTGGCGCGTTATACCCAATGGGATTTCATTAGTCTGGTCAACAGCCACCGCATCGCTTATCACGAGAAAACGCTCGGCCAGCTGTTCTGCGATGATTCCGCACAGCAAATCGTGGATATGCTGGTAACAGAGTGCGAGCGGGCTAACGTCACTCTCCGTCTGCGCAGTGAAGTTACCTCGGTGGAGAAATCAAACGATCTGTTCACCATCCACCTGAGCAACGGGACATCATTCCAAAGCACATCGCTGGTTGTTGCCTGTGGTGGCCTGTCGATGCCAGGCCTTGGCGCGACGCCGTTCGGTTACCAGCTCGCCGCACAATTTGGTATCAATGTACTCCCAACCCGCGCCGCACTGGTGCCCTTTACGCTGCACAAGCCTTTGCTCGAACAGTTGCAAACGCTCTCCGGCGTCTCTGTACCTACCGTCGTCACCGCAGAAAATGGCGTGATATTCCGTGAAAACATCCTGTTCACGCACCGCGGGCTCTCTGGCCCCGCTATTTTGCAGATTTCCAGCTACTGGCAGGCAGGTGAATTCGTCACCATCAACTTACTGCCCGACTGCGATCTCACCCAACTTATCAATGACGAGCGCACAGCTCACCCGAACCAAAGCTTGAAAAACACGCTGGCACAGTGGCTACCTAAACGACTCGTCGAATGCCTGCAAGCGTTAGGACAATTGCCGGATATCACGTTGAAGCAGCTCAACAGCACACAGCAAACGCATATTGAGCAGAGCCTACAACAGTGGCGTGTGCAGCCAAACGGCACTGAAGGCTATCGCACGGCTGAAGTGACCATCGGCGGAGTTGACACTCGAGCACTGTCCTCCAAAACCATGGAGACCAGCACGGTACCAAGTCTGTATTTCATCGGTGAAGTGGTCGATGTAACTGGCTGGCTCGGGGGGTATAATTTCCAATGGGCGTGGAGTTCAGCATGGGCCTGCGCGCAGGCGCTGCCTTTCTGCAAATAG
- the pitA gene encoding inorganic phosphate transporter PitA produces the protein MLHLFAGLDYYTGLMLILALLFVLMYEAINGFHDTANAVATVIYTRAMRAEFAVVMAGVFNFFGVLLGGLSVAYAIVHLLPTDLLLNVSSAHGLAMVFSMLLAAIIWNLGTWYFGIPASSSHTLIGAIIGIGLTNALLTDTSIVDALNVPKMISIFLSLLLSPIVGMVVAGLMLLVLRRFWNNSKKRKRVHLTPVDREKQDGKRKPPFWTRTALILSAIGVSFSHGANDGQKGIGLIMLVLIGVAPAGFIVNMNASGYDISRTRDAVVNLQEYYKQHGDALTHVIDLSPPVIPVPESTIPGNGQKEFHCDSSRVMIAIERTQGLLNNLKSYDQLNPDDRSRVRRLLMCIADTMDRVVKLPETSGEDKRYLNNLRKDMLQTVEYAPLWIIVAVALALSLGTMVGWKRVAVTIGEKIGKKGMTYAQGVSAQVTAALSIGVASYTGMPVSTTHVLSSAVAGTMIADGGGVQGKTIRSILLAWVLTLPVSMLMSGTLYWLALKLI, from the coding sequence ATGCTACATTTATTTGCCGGACTGGATTACTACACCGGCCTGATGTTGATATTGGCTTTGTTGTTTGTGCTGATGTATGAAGCCATTAACGGTTTTCACGATACTGCGAATGCCGTTGCCACTGTTATTTATACCCGAGCCATGCGCGCCGAGTTTGCCGTTGTTATGGCGGGTGTCTTTAATTTCTTCGGTGTACTGCTGGGCGGCCTGAGTGTGGCTTATGCGATTGTTCACCTTCTCCCCACTGATTTATTGCTGAACGTGAGTTCGGCGCACGGTCTGGCGATGGTCTTTTCCATGCTGCTGGCCGCGATTATCTGGAACCTGGGTACCTGGTATTTTGGTATTCCTGCCTCCAGTTCCCACACGCTTATCGGTGCCATTATCGGTATTGGTTTGACCAACGCTTTGCTGACGGATACCTCTATCGTTGATGCGTTGAACGTGCCGAAAATGATCAGCATTTTCCTGTCGTTGCTGCTCTCGCCAATTGTGGGGATGGTAGTCGCAGGCCTGATGCTGCTGGTGCTGCGTCGGTTCTGGAACAACAGTAAAAAACGCAAACGCGTGCATCTGACGCCCGTCGATCGCGAGAAGCAGGACGGCAAACGTAAGCCGCCGTTCTGGACGCGTACCGCGCTGATCTTGTCGGCGATTGGTGTGAGCTTCTCTCACGGTGCAAACGACGGTCAGAAAGGTATCGGCTTGATTATGCTGGTGCTGATTGGTGTCGCGCCAGCTGGTTTTATTGTCAACATGAACGCATCTGGCTATGACATCAGCCGTACCCGCGATGCCGTTGTCAATTTACAGGAATATTACAAGCAGCATGGCGACGCGTTGACGCACGTTATCGATTTGTCTCCGCCAGTAATTCCTGTGCCAGAAAGCACGATTCCCGGCAACGGTCAGAAAGAATTCCACTGTGATAGTTCACGCGTGATGATCGCGATTGAACGTACTCAGGGTCTGCTGAATAACCTGAAAAGTTACGACCAGTTGAATCCTGACGATCGTAGCAGAGTGCGTCGCTTGTTGATGTGTATCGCGGATACGATGGATCGGGTGGTTAAGCTGCCAGAAACGTCGGGCGAAGATAAACGCTATCTGAACAACCTGCGTAAAGACATGCTGCAGACGGTTGAATACGCGCCTCTCTGGATTATCGTCGCGGTTGCGTTGGCGCTGTCTCTGGGCACGATGGTGGGCTGGAAACGCGTTGCTGTGACCATCGGTGAGAAGATTGGTAAGAAAGGCATGACCTACGCACAAGGCGTTTCGGCGCAGGTGACGGCTGCCTTGTCGATTGGTGTTGCGAGCTACACCGGGATGCCTGTTTCCACCACACATGTATTGTCGTCGGCGGTTGCTGGGACGATGATTGCGGACGGTGGGGGCGTACAGGGCAAAACGATAAGAAGCATTCTGCTGGCCTGGGTATTGACGCTGCCAGTCTCAATGTTGATGTCTGGTACGCTGTACTGGCTGGCGTTGAAGCTGATCTAA
- the uspB gene encoding universal stress protein UspB produces the protein MISTFALFWALCIVCIINMARYYSSLRVLLMILRDCDPLLYQYVDGGGFFTSHGQPSKQIRLVGYIYAQRYLDHHDPEFIRRCERVRGQFLLTTALCGLIVISLIAMMMWY, from the coding sequence ATGATTAGTACATTTGCGCTTTTCTGGGCTTTATGTATCGTCTGCATCATCAATATGGCGAGGTATTACTCTTCGTTACGCGTGTTACTGATGATTTTGCGTGACTGTGACCCACTGCTTTACCAATACGTTGATGGGGGAGGTTTTTTTACATCGCACGGTCAGCCAAGCAAGCAAATCAGGCTGGTAGGCTATATCTACGCGCAACGCTATCTTGACCATCACGACCCTGAATTTATTCGCCGCTGTGAGCGGGTGCGGGGACAATTTCTGCTCACGACCGCCCTGTGTGGCCTCATTGTCATCAGCCTAATAGCCATGATGATGTGGTATTAA
- the uspA gene encoding universal stress protein UspA, with protein MAYKHILIAVDLSPESKVLVEKAVSMARPYNAKVSLIHVDVNYSDLYTGLIDVNLGDMQQRISEETQNALTELSQNAGYPISETLSGSGDLGQVLVDAIKKYEADLVLCGHHQDFWSKLMSSARQLINTVHVDMLIVPLRDEENE; from the coding sequence ATGGCTTACAAACACATCCTTATTGCTGTTGACCTTTCTCCAGAAAGCAAAGTGTTAGTGGAAAAAGCCGTTTCAATGGCAAGACCGTACAATGCGAAAGTGTCGTTAATCCACGTCGATGTGAATTACTCCGATCTCTACACGGGGCTCATCGACGTCAATCTGGGTGACATGCAACAGCGTATCTCTGAAGAAACCCAGAATGCGTTGACCGAGTTGTCTCAGAATGCGGGCTATCCCATCAGCGAAACGCTGAGTGGCAGCGGCGATTTAGGGCAAGTACTGGTTGATGCAATCAAAAAATACGAAGCCGATCTCGTGCTGTGTGGGCACCATCAGGACTTCTGGAGCAAACTCATGTCTTCTGCACGTCAACTGATTAATACCGTACATGTTGACATGCTCATCGTGCCTTTGCGTGATGAGGAAAACGAATAA
- a CDS encoding NADP-specific glutamate dehydrogenase: protein MAQIVSLASFLDSVQQRDPHQPEFLQAVNEVLSTLWPFLEQNPHYADYSLLERLVEPERVIQFRVAWTDDKGQVQVNRAWRVQFSSAIGPYKGGMRFHPSVNLSILKFLGFEQTFKNALTTLPMGGGKGGSDFNPKGKSQGEVMRFCQALMTELYRHLGADTDVPAGDIGVGGREVGFMTGMMKKLTNNTACVFTGKGLSFGGSLIRPEATGYGLIYFTEAMLKRHGLGFEGMRVAVSGSGNVAQYAIEKAMELGARVVTVSDSNGTVVDENGFTPEKLALLEEIKNKRYGRVEDYAREAKLTYLAGKTPWEVPVDIALPCATQNELDLPAAQTLIANGVKAVAEGANMPTTIPATDAFLDAGVLFAPGKAANAGGVATSGLEMAQNAARLGWKAEKVDARLHHIMLDIHTACVQYGGEDSQTNYVRGANVAGFVKVADAMLAQGVV from the coding sequence ATGGCACAAATCGTATCTCTGGCAAGTTTTCTTGATTCTGTTCAACAACGCGATCCGCATCAGCCTGAATTTCTACAGGCTGTTAATGAAGTACTTTCCACGCTGTGGCCTTTTCTGGAGCAGAACCCTCACTATGCCGATTACAGCCTGCTGGAACGATTGGTAGAACCGGAACGTGTAATTCAGTTTCGCGTGGCGTGGACGGATGACAAAGGTCAGGTACAGGTGAACCGTGCCTGGCGCGTCCAGTTCAGCTCCGCGATTGGCCCGTACAAAGGTGGCATGCGTTTCCATCCGTCCGTTAACCTGTCGATTCTGAAATTCCTTGGGTTCGAGCAGACGTTCAAGAATGCGCTGACGACGCTGCCAATGGGCGGCGGTAAAGGGGGTTCGGACTTTAATCCGAAAGGGAAAAGTCAGGGCGAAGTCATGCGCTTCTGTCAGGCGCTGATGACGGAACTGTATCGTCATTTGGGCGCGGATACGGATGTTCCAGCGGGTGACATCGGCGTGGGTGGTCGCGAAGTCGGCTTCATGACCGGCATGATGAAGAAGCTGACCAACAACACGGCGTGCGTCTTCACCGGCAAAGGGTTGTCGTTTGGCGGCAGTCTGATTCGTCCTGAAGCAACGGGCTACGGCCTGATTTACTTCACAGAAGCGATGCTGAAACGCCACGGTCTGGGTTTTGAAGGCATGCGGGTTGCGGTGTCTGGTTCCGGTAATGTGGCGCAGTACGCGATTGAAAAAGCGATGGAACTGGGTGCCCGCGTGGTCACGGTATCGGATTCTAACGGCACTGTGGTGGATGAAAACGGATTTACCCCAGAGAAACTGGCGCTGCTGGAAGAGATCAAGAACAAACGCTATGGCCGTGTGGAAGATTACGCGCGTGAAGCGAAACTGACCTACCTCGCAGGCAAAACGCCGTGGGAAGTGCCAGTAGATATCGCGCTGCCGTGTGCGACGCAGAATGAGCTGGATCTCCCAGCGGCGCAGACGCTGATTGCTAACGGCGTGAAAGCCGTGGCGGAAGGTGCCAATATGCCGACCACGATTCCAGCGACCGATGCGTTCCTGGATGCAGGCGTGCTGTTTGCACCGGGTAAGGCGGCTAACGCCGGCGGCGTGGCGACATCCGGGCTGGAAATGGCGCAGAACGCGGCACGTTTGGGCTGGAAAGCGGAGAAGGTGGATGCGCGTTTGCATCACATCATGCTGGATATTCACACTGCGTGCGTGCAGTACGGTGGTGAAGATAGCCAGACGAACTACGTGCGCGGTGCCAATGTGGCGGGCTTTGTCAAAGTGGCTGACGCGATGCTGGCGCAGGGCGTTGTGTAA